The Rhabdothermincola salaria genome segment ATGGTGAAGTTCTTCTCCGAACCCGAGGTGTTCGCGATCGTGCCCTCGAAGGTCACGAAGCCGAACTGGTCGGTCGCGCAGCTCGACCCATCGATGGTCAGCTCATAGGTGTCCGAATCGGCTTGCCCACCGAGGTCGTCGACGGCTTCGTCGGCGGCGAAGATGAAGAGCACCGCGATCAGGACTGCGCCGATCGACCCGATGACGCCGAGCACGATCCCGGCGATGCTCATGCCCTTGCCGACGCCGATCTCCTTGGCCCGGTTGAGGCCGACGAACCCGAAGACGATGGCGAGGATGCCGGCGATCGGGCCCAGGCAGAAGAACGTCAGGATCCCGAACACCAAAGAGGCGACCGCCATGCCGTTGGACTGGCCCTTCGGTGGCGGCCCTCCCGGCGGCGTCGAGCCGTACGGGGACGGAGGTGGTGGACCAGCCGGAGGCGGTCCGCCGAAACCCGGAGGTGGTGGTGGATTCGTCACTTCTGGTTCTCCCCTGTCGATCTTGCGATCGTGCCCGAGGCACCAGCCCGCAGATCGAGGCGCAGCTCGTGCTCCGAACCGCCACCCGCCACAACGAGGTGCCCGTCCCCTCGACCGCCTGGATTCGCTGGGCAGGAAACTATCCGCCCCGGTGAGGGCACGCCACGCCCAACGGCCCTGCCCCCCGCATCCGCCCTCCTGATCCCCTGCACGCACAGATCTCCGGTTCCCACGACAAGGACATGGCAGGACCTCTCCGGGCGACTGTCACAGTTTGCCGGGGTGGCCCCCGGCTGACTCGAGCGGCGGAGCCTCACCCGAGCCCTCATGGCCTGGCAGCTCGGCCTGACGAGCCGTCAACGACCCGAGCTGCCGTCGGACCACCCGAGAGACTTCGCCCAGCTGGCGACCGGCGAAAGTCCCCGCAGCCTTCGCAACCCCCCGTTCTGGTCGGACCGACGGGCCCCTGCGCTGCGAGCGCACGCAGACTCACCGATCGCCTGAGACCACACGTCGAGGTCGTGGATGCCGAGCAGGGGGCGACCGCCGGCCGAGATGGCGCCGACCACGGGCAGTCGTCGGCGGCGCTGCCCGTTCCCCGGGCCGTCGGCCGGGTCGACCGGAGTGGGCAGGTGGAGGTGGACCTGGTGGTTCAGCTCGCCATGGCGGCCGTGCTCCAACGCCCATCGCCCGATCGAACAGGCCACGTCCTCGAGGTACGCCGGGTCCGGCCGTCCCGACAGTGCATGACGCGCTGGCCGATCCCGCAGGACGCTGAGCTCGAGGTGAGACACGGCGTGGACGCCCACGAAGCCCGTCGGGAGCACCTTGCGCAGGCGGGCGCGAGCCGCATCGAGCTCCAGTCCGTCGACCTCGTGGGCGGCCCACCGCTCGAGCGGGGCCAGCTTGTCGGCGCAGCGGCGATCCAAGATGGCCTCCCGATGCCGGCTCAGCGGGTAGTCCGGCAGCACGACGTCGTCGTTCGCCCCCCGAGACCCGCGCCGCGTGGTGAGGGCCATGGCCACGGCCCGACGGTCGGCTCGACGCAGTGCGGTGAGCGTCGTGCGAGCGGCGCCGCGAGCGGTCGACGGCAGAACGGACCGGGCGATGTCGCGCCGCTTGGCGGCGCGGGGGTCGCGTCGACGGGTGGTGTGCATGTGGGCCTCCGTGTCACGAGACCGCCTCGATCAGCGGCCTGGTAATGGCACGAGCCCCACCTCCGTTGCGCTCACCGATCGTCCTTGCACGGCACCATTCTGGTCAGCCCCAGGGACGCCAGCTCCGCACGGCCCATCGAGGGCGCTAGACAGGTCCAGGCGAAAGGGCAGCCGATGACCGCACGGGACGAACTCATCCAGGCCGCCGCTTCACTCGAGTCGAAGGGCCAGCAGACCTTCTCACCCGCCGAGCTGATCGCCGAAGCTCGGAGACGAGGGGCCCGCTACCCCGACTCCACTCTCCGCACGCAGATCACCTCGGGCCTACGAACGGACCAGGGGATCGCAGCAAGGGGTCAGGGGTTGGTCCGGGTCGATCGTGGCGAGTACCGCCTGGACTCGGCCGGCGCATCCACGGCCCCTCCGGTGAGACGTCCGCGGATCCCGACGCCACGCGCCGATCTTCCGCCACCACCTGAGGATGCTGCCCACCGCTACTGGTTCTGGGAGGGCAACGTCCAAGACGCCGTCGTCCGCATGCTCACGGCCGACGGGTGGTCGATCGTGAGAGTCGCCGACACCCGGACCAAGGAGGCTGGTGTCGACGTCGAAGCCCGCCGGGGCCACGAGCATCTCCTCATCGAGGTCAAGGGCTATCCCAGCACCATCTACAGCAGCGGGCCAAAGAAGGGACAGCCCAAGCCGACCGGCACTGCGACACAGGCGAGGACCTACTTCGCCGGGGCTCTGCTCACCGGGATGCTCATGCGGTCCGGCAACCCAGATGCCCGCGTCGTGCTCGCCTTCCCGGCCTTCTCCACCTTCGAGACCCTGGCCGGACGCATCCTCGACCCGGCAACGAGAGCAGGGTTGGAGGTGTGGCTCGTCACCGAATCCGGTGAGGTTCGCGGCGCCCACACCCCGTAGTCGACCTTCGGACTGGACGCCTCGTCGTGCAGCCGCCTCAGACGCGGAGAACGACTCCGGCCGGACGGGCGCTCACCACCTCGACCTCGGGAACCCGAGCCAACCACGCCAGGACGCCTGACCGCCGCTCACGTGCTGCCCCAGGGCCGCGACGATCAGCTACTCGATACCAGTTCTGCCGAGAACTCTGTCGCGAGCCCGGGGTGTAGACACGAGAGACATGAGTGCGATGGCGAGGCTGGAGTTCAGACGGCTCAGTGAAGCGTGGCGCGGCGAAGCGACGGACTTCACCCCCCTCCTAGGAGAGCAACTCGACGCCCTCGGTGATGCGATAGGCGTGG includes the following:
- a CDS encoding DUF4190 domain-containing protein, translating into MAVASLVFGILTFFCLGPIAGILAIVFGFVGLNRAKEIGVGKGMSIAGIVLGVIGSIGAVLIAVLFIFAADEAVDDLGGQADSDTYELTIDGSSCATDQFGFVTFEGTIANTSGSEKNFTIDVEFRDASDDVLIEDLADIVFDLAPGDTARWDVTTNIEEDVELVCDVTSVDNFFN
- a CDS encoding DUF7669 domain-containing protein encodes the protein MHGTILVSPRDASSARPIEGARQVQAKGQPMTARDELIQAAASLESKGQQTFSPAELIAEARRRGARYPDSTLRTQITSGLRTDQGIAARGQGLVRVDRGEYRLDSAGASTAPPVRRPRIPTPRADLPPPPEDAAHRYWFWEGNVQDAVVRMLTADGWSIVRVADTRTKEAGVDVEARRGHEHLLIEVKGYPSTIYSSGPKKGQPKPTGTATQARTYFAGALLTGMLMRSGNPDARVVLAFPAFSTFETLAGRILDPATRAGLEVWLVTESGEVRGAHTP